The following proteins are co-located in the Candida dubliniensis CD36 chromosome 3, complete sequence genome:
- a CDS encoding 60S ribosomal protein L9 (Similar to S. cerevisiae RPL9B), with the protein MKYIQTDQILDIPEGVTVDIKARVVKVTGPRGELTKNLKHIDVTFNKINNRAIKITVHNGDRKHVAALRTVKSLIANLITGVTKGYKYKMRFVYAHFPINVNIIKKDGEDYVEIRNFLGEKRVREVKIHEGVTMEISTTQKDELIVSGNSLEAVSQNAADIQQICRVRNKDIRKFLDGIYVSERGTIVEDI; encoded by the coding sequence atgaagtACATCCAAACTGATCAAATCTTAGATATCCCAGAAGGTGTCACTGTTGATATTAAAGCCAGAGTTGTCAAAGTTACTGGTCCAAGAGGAGAATTAACCAAAAACTTGAAACATATTGATGTTactttcaacaaaatcaacaacagaGCTATTAAAATCACCGTTCATAATGGTGACAGAAAACATGTTGCTGCTTTAAGAACTGTTAAATCTTTGATTGCTAACTTGATCACTGGTGTCACTAAAGGTTATAAATATAAGATGAGATTTGTTTATGCGCATTTCCCAATTAATGTtaacattattaaaaaagatGGTGAAGATTATGttgaaattagaaatttcTTGGGTGAAAAAAGAGTTAGAGAAGTTAAAATCCATGAAGGTGTCACTATGGAAATTTCTACTACTCAAAAAgatgaattgattgtttcTGGTAATTCTTTGGAAGCTGTTTCTCAAAATGCTGCTGATATCCAACAAATCTGTCGTGTCAGAAACAAGGATATTCGTAAATTCTTGGATGGTATCTATGTTTCTGAAAGAGGTACCATTGTTGAAGATATCTAA
- a CDS encoding prephenate dehydratase, putative (spliced gene;~Similar to S. cerevisiae PHA2;~In S. cerevisiae: catalyzes the conversion of prephanate to phenylpyruvate, which is a step in the phenylalanine biosynthesis pathway), translated as MKISQSHFQIKQSKAQPMTLKVAFLGPEGTYTHQALIQQFGTTKNINIYPQQSIGDCFQSLDEKKVDYAVVPFENSTNGQVVFTYDLLRDWFLQTSTPPKFRIMAEQFVSIHHNLLTNAQKIEDIKTIYSHPQVWTQVNKFLTSLPQQITKIDVGSTSKAAEIVSQNTKASDCAAISSYMSSELYKLPILKEGIEDNQSNTTRFLILGYDSPVSPPPPSCPDDNDNDKKNTTIVSSIMFTLNHDDPGALCDVLVKFKEYGITLTSINSRPANLKPWQYVFFVEMIGDIIHQEGLIEKIKESCLELVILGVFQRSWRYNNNDQ; from the exons atgaaaatttcaCAATCccattttcaaatcaagCAAAGCAAAGCACAACCAATGACATTAAAGGTAGCATTTTTGGGACCAGAAGGAACATATACCCATCAA GCAttgattcaacaatttggCACCACCAAgaatattaatatatatcCTCAACAATCCATAGGAGATTGTTTCCAAAGTTtagatgaaaaaaaagttgattaTGCTGTAGTACCATTTGAAAATTCTACTAATGGACAAGTTGTTTTCACTTATGATTTATTACGTGATTGGTTTTTGCAAACTTCGACTCCGCCAAAATTTAGAATAATGGCAGAACAATTTGTATCTATTCAtcataatttattaactaatgcccaaaaaattgaagatatAAAAACCATTTATTCTCATCCTCAAGTATGGACTCAAGTTAATAAGTTTTTAACAAGTTTACCCCAACAAATAACGAAAATAGATGTTGGATCTACTTCAAAAGCAGCAGAAATTGTCAGTCAAAACACCAAGGCTAGTGATTGTGCTGCTATTTCATCATATATGAGTTCAGAATTGTATAAATTACCAATATTAAAAGAAGGAATTGAAGATAATCAAAGTAATACTACGAGATTCTTGATATTAGGATATGATTCTCCTgtatcaccaccaccgccATCTTGTcctgatgataatgataatgacaaaaaaaatactacTATagtatcatcaataatgttTACTTTAAATCATGATGATCCTGGTGCATTATGTGATGTTTTGGTTAAGTTTAAAGAGTATGGTATAACATTGacatcaattaattctcGACCAGCAAATTTGAAACCTTGGCAATATGTATTTTTCGTTGAAATGATTGGAGATATCATTCATCAAGAAGGGTTAAtagaaaaaattaaagaatctTGTTTAGAACTTGTGATACTAGGTGTTTTCCAAAGGAGTTGGAGatacaacaataatgatcAATAG
- a CDS encoding beta-adaptin, putative (Similar to S. cerevisiae APL2;~In S. cerevisiae: beta-adaptin, large subunit of the clathrin-associated protein (AP-1) complex; binds clathrin; involved in clathrin-dependent Golgi protein sorting) produces MSSSSYKQTINKNFNKVNSILERKLRKYLVGPKKGETFELKNGLVSQYKHERKDAIQRVIQAMTVGKDVSSLFPDVLKNIATYDLEQKKLVYLYLMNYAKTNPELCILAVNTFVQDTEDPNPLIRALAIRTMGCIRVAKMVEYLEIPLQRTLADENPYVRKTAAICVAKLFDLNPEMCVEFGFLDELKKLLSDPNPMVVANAINSLSEIRDMNTNENLEILAFNREVINSLLLCLNECTEWGRITILNTLAEYDTNNAEEANHIMERVIPQLQHVNPSVVLSSIKAILHHLNAIPVTAQRSNILKKLSAPLVSLVSTSIPEAQYVGLKNIRIILEKYPNVLSKELRVFFIKYSDPLYLKLEKLEIMIRLASEQNSGLLLGELKEYAMEFEPALVTKAIKSIGSVAIKLQESAVKAINLLHEIIDERGGELIINEAVVVLVNILRRYPGKNDLATLIIPVISNHVNELNKTEALSGYIWLLGEYPKYFSGLYEKLKNLVDGFLEDDSVLQLNILSTIVKINLELSSSNGGQYSNLLQKILELATKDCENADVRDKAYIYWRLLSSSSSEDQQKKILLTKLPPIETTISSFSPSLLETLLDELSTLSSVYYKPAKTFIDPNAYSRVPVEKKNKTKIEDLKNMAKEEIITNARNDNLLDFDDDEEEEGDALSGSNGDGNGNVGNLLDELNDLFSTPPPPPSTSQSTQSQTTGGQTSTNDILSLFNTTIPHQSTQSSSTHGIENLSVSGNASTTTTNKNKNNNNNVNNDLLDLF; encoded by the coding sequence ATGTCATCGTCATCTTATAAACAaactattaataaaaacTTCAATAAAGTCAATAGTATTCTTGAACGAAAGTTAAGGAAATACCTTGTTGGTCCTAAAAAAGGTGAAacatttgaattgaaaaatggatTAGTATCACAATATAAACATGAACGTAAAGATGCTATTCAAAGAGTGATTCAAGCAATGACAGTAGGTAAAGAtgtatcatcattattccCTGATgtattaaaaaatattgcCACTTATGATTtggaacaaaaaaaattggtttatttatatttaatgaattatgCTAAAACTAATCCTGAATTATGTATTTTAGCCGTTAATACATTTGTACAAGATACTGAAGATCCTAATCCTTTAATTAGAGCATTAGCAATTAGAACAATGGGATGCATTAGAGTGGCTAAAATGGTGGAATATTTGGAAATTCCTTTACAAAGAACTTTAGCTGATGAAAACCCTTATGTTAGGAAAACTGCTGCTATTTGTGTTGccaaattatttgatttaaatcCCGAAATGTGTGTtgaatttggatttttagatgaattgaaaaaattattaagtGATCCTAATCCAATGGTTGTTGCTAATGCAATTAATTCCTTGAGTGAAATTAGAGATATGAATACTAATGAAAATTTAGAAATTTTGGCATTTAATAGAGAAGTCATTAATAGTTTATTATTGTGTCTTAATGAATGTACTGAATGGGGGAGAATCACCATTTTGAATACATTGGCAGAATATGACACTAATAATGCTGAAGAAGCTAATCATATTATGGAAAGAGTCATACCACAATTACAACATGTTAATCCTTCCGTTGTTTTAAGTTCAATTAAAGCTATTTTACATCATTTAAATGCTATCCCCGTCACGGCCCAAAGAAGTAatatattgaagaaattatcaGCTCCATTAGTTTCTTTAGTAAGTACTTCTATACCAGAAGCTCAATATGTGGggttgaaaaatattagAATTATTTTAGAAAAATATCCTAATGTATTATCTAAAGAATTACGagtttttttcattaaatattcTGATCcattatatttaaaattggaaaaattggaaattatgATTCGATTAGCTAGTGAACAAAATAGTGGACTTTTATTGGgagaattgaaagaatatGCTATGGAATTTGAACCAGCATTAGTAACAAAAGCCATTAAATCTATTGGATCAGTTGCCATTAAACTTCAAGAAAGTGCAGTTAAGGCAATTAATCTTTTACATGAAATCATTGATGAAAGAGGTGgtgaattaattattaatgaagCAGTAGTTGTATTGGTTAATATTTTAAGACGTTATCCTGGGAAAAATGATTTAGCTACCTTGATTATACCAGTTATTTCCAATCAtgttaatgaattaaataaaactGAAGCATTATCAGGTTATATATGGTTATTAGGAGAAtatccaaaatatttttctggtttatatgaaaaattgaaaaatttagtCGATGGGTTTTTGGAAGATGATTCAGTAttacaattgaatattttatcTACTATTGTTAAGATTAATTTGGAATTATCTAGCAGTAATGGTGGTCAATATTCTAatttattacaaaaaattttagaATTGGCCACTAAAGATTGTGAAAATGCTGATGTTAGAGATAAAgcttatatatattggagattattatcatcttcatctagTGAAGATcaacaaaagaagattTTATTGACAAAATTACCACCtattgaaacaacaattagTTCATTTAGTCCAAGTTTATTAGAAACTTTATTGGATGAATTATCTACTTTATCATCAGTTTATTATAAACCAGCGAAGACATTTATTGATCCTAATGCATATTCACGAGTTCCCGtggaaaagaagaataaaacaaagattgaagatttgaaaaatatggctaaagaagaaatcatCACTAATGCTagaaatgataatttaCTTGATTtcgatgatgatgaagaagaagagggGGATGCACTTAGTGGGTCTAATGGTgatggtaatggtaatgttggaaatttattagatgaattgaatgatttgtttagtactccaccaccaccaccatcaacaTCTCAATCGACTCAACTGCAAACCACTGGAGGGCAAACTTCAACTAATGATATTTTAAGTTTATTCAATACAACTATTCCACACCAATCGACTCAAAGTTCAAGTACTCATGGTATTGAAAACTTATCTGTTTCCGGAAATGCATCTACAACTActacaaataaaaataaaaataataataataatgttaaCAATGATCTTTTGGATCTTTTTTGA
- a CDS encoding cytochrome c peroxidase, mitochondrial precursor, putative (Similar to S. cerevisiae CCP1;~In S. cerevisiae: degrades reactive oxygen species in mitochondria, involved in the response to oxidative stress): MATFAPNISKITKTSAKFNYGRIAKTFLGVAGSAAIATYFYNNGNPFNNNNNNNNNGNSKNVAKALFGVGTGANIKTAKVPEGKTANDYQKVYNDIATKISENLEFDENSGYYGQLLRLAWHTSGTYDKSDNSGGSYGGTMIFAPEEFDPENAGLQVGREFLMEFLVKYPWISRGDLWTLGGVAAVQESGGPKIEWRPGRVDDNTASKVPPNGRLPDASRDGKYVKDLFARMGFNERETVALLGAHVLGRCHKHNSGYDGPWGPSFNQFTNVFYTTLLGDWHIKKWNGKKQYEDDETGEFMMLPTDMALKEESYFLKYVKMYAEDQDLFFKDFAKAFSKLISNGIKYPADSKPILFKTLDEQDEE, from the coding sequence atggCTACTTTTGCTCCCAATATCAGTAAGATTACAAAAACTTCAgccaaattcaattatggTAGAATTGCAAAGACATTTCTTGGGGTAGCTGGTTCTGCCGCTATTGCCACTTATTTCTATAACAATGGAAATccattcaacaacaacaacaataataacaacaacggAAATTCTAAAAATGTAGCTAAGGCATTATTTGGAGTTGGTACTGGAGCCAATATCAAAACAGCCAAAGTTCCAGAAGGGAAAACTGCTAATGATTATCAAAAAGtttataatgatattgCTACCAAGATTTCTGAAAATTTagaatttgatgaaaattctGGTTATTATGGTCAATTGTTAAGATTAGCATGGCATACTTCTGGTACTTATGATAAATCAGATAATTCTGGTGGTTCATATGGTGGTACGATGATTTTTGCTCCAGAAGAATTTGATCCAGAAAATGCTGGTTTACAAGTTGGTCGTGAATTTTTAATGGAATTTTTAGTGAAATATCCATGGATTTCAAGAGGTGATTTATGGACTTTAGGAGGGGTTGCTGCTGTACAAGAATCGGGTGGTccaaaaattgaatggaGACCAGGTAGAGTTGATGATAATACTGCATCTAAGGTACCACCAAATGGTAGATTACCCGATGCTTCAAGAGATGGTAAATATGTAAAAGATTTATTTGCTAGAATGGGATTTAATGAAAGAGAAACTGTTGCTTTACTTGGTGCTCATGTTTTAGGTAGATGTCATAAACATAATTCTGGATATGATGGTCCATGGGGTCCATCATTTAACCAATTTACTAATGTCTTTTACACGACCTTATTGGGTGATTGGCACATTAAGAAATGGAATGGTAAAAAACAatatgaagatgatgaaactGGTGAATTTATGATGTTACCAACAGATATGGCTTTGAAAGAAGAACTGTATTTCTTGAAATATGTCAAGATGTATGCTGAAGATCaagatttgtttttcaaagatTTTGCTAAAGCATTTtctaaattgatttcaaatggTATTAAATATCCTGCTGATAGTAAACcaatattattcaaaacATTAGATGAACAAGACGAAGAATAA
- a CDS encoding RNA polymerase II mediator complex subunit, putative (Similar to S. cerevisiae MED7;~In S. cerevisiae: associates with core polymerase subunits to form the RNA polymerase II holoenzyme; essential for transcriptional regulation), protein MSIDNNNNNTTTTTNNEDLISSLYPPPPPYYKFFTKENLQKLSTWQENNKASLPSEVKVEEVPNQENTDHNSISVEEDNSIPPGELRFLIPPKQPEGLQYRGYGNIWLFEDKLPNLKDSQWEQLYNNNNNNNNNNNNNNTAAPTTTTNDTNININGNHDADTDDSTGDENLTSETKIKELHKLMDSLLLNFLELIGILSIDPIKYEKKIHDINLILININHLLNTYRPHQSRESLIMLLKNQIDYKFLEIDQINKKCHEIKSKIKNLINERIVTINDGDKNDKRGESGGIDGDSDSIDEKEQLKQDIINRLLSSI, encoded by the coding sequence ATGTCAATagataacaacaacaacaacaccaccaccacgaCGAATAATGAAGACctaatatcatcattatatCCACCACCTCCTCcatattataaatttttcactaaagaaaatttacaaaaactTTCAACCTGGCAAGAAAATAACAAAGCATCATTACCATCAGAGGTTAAAGTAGAAGAGGTTCCCAATCAGGAGAATACTGATCATAATTCCATCTCtgtagaagaagataatTCTATACCTCCAGGAGAATTACGATTTTTAATACCCCCAAAACAACCAGAAGGTTTACAATATCGAGGATATGGTAATATTTGGTTATTTGAAGATAAATTACCCAATTTAAAAGATTCTCAATGGGAACAGttatacaacaacaacaacaacaacaacaacaacaataataataataacactGCTGCcccaaccaccaccaccaatgacactaatattaatattaatggGAATCATGATGCCGATACTGACGATTCTACAGGAGATGAAAATTTAACAtcagaaacaaaaattaaagaattacataaattaatggattcattattattgaattttttagAATTAATTGGTATATTAAGTATTGATCCAAttaaatatgaaaaaaaaattcatgatataaatttaattttaattaatattaatcatttattaaatacTTATCGACCTCATCAAAGTCGAGAAAGTTTAATTATGttattaaaaaatcaaattgattataaatttttagaaattgatcaaattaataaaaaatgtcatgaaattaaatcaaaaattaaaaatttgattaatgaaCGAATAGTGACGATAAATGATGGTGATAAGAATGATAAGAGAGGAGAAAGTGGTGGTATTGATGGCGATTCagattcaattgatgaaaaagaacaattgaaacaagaTATAATTAATAGATTATTACTGTCAATATAG
- a CDS encoding E3 ubiquitin-protein ligase complex Scf subunit, putative (Similar to S. cerevisiae HRT1;~spliced gene): MADEQDRMDVDEIEVKEPTPKPTSTSKPRFEVKKWTAVAFWSWDMQIENCAICRNHLMEPCIECQPNSMNNNNNTSEECIPAWGVCNHAFHLHCIRRWLKTRNACPLDNTDWTYQKFGN, translated from the exons ATGGCTGATGAACAAGATCGTATGGATGTTGATG aAATCGAAGTGAAAGAACCAACCCCAAAaccaacatcaacatcaaaacCAAGATTTGAAGTGAAAAAATGGACAGCAGTAGCGTTTTGGTCATGGGATAtgcaaattgaaaattgtgCCATTTGTAGAAATCATTTAATGGAACCATGCATTGAATGTCAACCAAATtcaatgaataataataataatacttcAGAAGAATGTATTCCTGCTTGGGGAGTATGTAATCATGCATTTCATTTACATTGTATTAGAAGATGGTTGAAAACAAGAAATGCATGTCCTTTGGATAATACTGATTGGActtatcaaaaatttggTAATTAG